The genomic region GAGCGGCTACGGCCTGCTGGAGCCGGTTCTGGGCGGGGGCCCGCCAGATGTGACAGATGGCGAGGGCGAGGGCGTCCGCGGCGTCGGCGGGTTTCGGTGGTGCGTCGAGCCGCAGCAGCCGGGTCACCATCGCCCCGACCTGGGCCTTGTCGGCCCGTCCACTGCCGGAGACGGCCGCCTTGACCTCGCTGGGCGTGTGCAGGGCGACGGGGATGCCGCGGCGGGACGCGCAGAGCATCGCGACCGCGCTGGCCTGTGCGGTGCCCATGACCGTACGGACGTTGTGCTGGCTGAACACTCTCTCCACCGCTACGACCTCGGGACGGTACTCGTCCAGCCACCGTTCCACGCCGCGCTCGATCTCCACCAGCCGGGCGCCGAGATCGGCGTCGGCGGGTGTCCGGACAACGCCCACACCCAGCATCTTCAGGGGGCGGCCAGCGACGCCGTCGACCACGCCGACGCCACATCTGGTCAGCCCCGGATCCACGCCAAGCACCCGCACCGCGCTCCACCCCACCGTCGTCGTCAGCCTGTTGTCGCAGGTTAGCGGCTGCCTCCGACATCGCCCGCCCTGCGACCCCGTACCGGAAACCACGGGGCCGCAGATTCCCGTCACCTGCGGCCCGCGAACAAGAAAGAGACACCGAAAGTCAGCCCGGAAAACTCGACCGCTGGAAATTCAATAATTTCACCGGGCACCGAACGCGTAACAATCACAGCAATGTGATCGGGGACTAATGCGCACCATTGCCGAGGCGGCCGTAGCGGCCTCCGTCACCGTCGCCGGGACAGGACCCGCAGCACCTACCCGGACAACGGCCATACAACCGATGGGAAAGCACACCGGTAGGAGCGGATGCTTCAACTGGTCGTGGGGCGACGGCGTCTCGACGACCACCGTTTACTGCCACAACGTCTGCAATCACTCGGCGGCCATTGGCATCTGGTGGCACGAAGGCACGGTGGACTCCATGCGTTCGGCCACCGTCGAGTCAGGCGGCAAGGGCCACATAGGGCACGCCGGCTCCGTCAAGAGCATCGAGGGATAAAAACCTGGAGGGGTTCGTCCGGGCTACTCCGGACGAACCCCTCCAGCGTGTACTGCATTCCGCAGAAACCGTCAAAGGCGGTCAGGCGTCAAGGCTCTCCATGACCTCGTCCGAGACGTCGAAGTTGGCGAAGACGTTCTGCACGTCGTCGCTGTCCTCCAGCGCGTCGATCAGCTTGAAGATCTTGCGCGCGCCCTCTTCATCCAGCTCGACCTGCATGGTCGGCATGAAGTTGGCCTCGGCCGAGTCGTAGTCGATACCGGCCTCCTGGAGCGCGGTGCGGACCGCGACCATGTCGGTGGCCTCACTGACGACCTCGTACGACTCACCCAGGTCGTTGACCTCCTCGGCGCCCGCCTCCAGGACCGCGCCGAGGACGTCGTCCTCGGCGAGGACGCCCTTGGGGACCATGACGACCCCCTTGCGGTTGAAGAGGTACGAGACGGAACCCGGGTCGGCCATCGAGCCGCCGTTGCGGGTCATCGCGACCCGGACGTCGGACGCGGCACGGTTGCGGTTGTCGGTGAGGCACTCGATGAGCACCGCGACACCGTTGGGGCCGTATCCCTCGTACATGATCGTCTGGTAGTCGACGCCGCCCGCCTCAAGACCACCGCCGCGCTTGACCGCGGAGTCGATGTTCTTGTTGGGGACGGAACTCTTCTTCGCCTTCTGGATGGCATCGACGAGCGTCGGGTTGCCTTCCGGATCGACGCCACCGGTCCGGGCGGCAACCTCGATGTTCTTGATCAGCTTCGCGAAGAGCTTGCCGCGCTTGGCATCAACCACGGCCTTCTTGTGCTTCGTCGTAGCCCATTTAGAGTGGCCGGACATCTGCCTGTCTCCTTCGCGTAACCGTTTCCTGGACGAACGCGAGAGATCCTACCGGGCGCCGGTCACCGGGCGTCGCGCACCATGTCCGTGAAGTACTGGTGCAGCCGGTGGTCCCCGGTCAGTTCCGGGTGGAACGACGTCGCCAGCGCACGGCCCTGGCGCACCGCGACGATGTGCCCGCCGTGCTCCGCGAGCACCTGGACCCCGGCGCCGACCGACTCCACCCAGGGGGCCCGGATGAAGACGCCCTCGACGGGACCGCCGTCGATCTCGGGTATTGCGACGGCGGCCTCGAAGGACTCGTTCTGACGCCCGAACGCGTTGCGCCTGACGATCATGTCGATCCCGCCGAAGGTCTCCTGGCCCGAGCGGGGGTCGAGGATCTTGTCGGCGAGCATGATCAGGCCCGCACAGGTGCCGTACACCGGCAGCCCTGACCCGATGCGCTCGCGCAGCGGCTCCAGCATGCCGAAGAGACCGGCCAGTTTGGACATGGTGGTGGACTCACCACCCGGGATGACCAGGCCGTCGAGGTCCGCGAGCTCCTCGGGGCGCCGGACCGGCCTGGCCTGGGCGTCTGCCACGGCCAGGGCGGTCAGGTGTTCCCGTACGTCGCCCTGGAGGGCGAGGACACCGATGAGCGGGGTCGTCATCACCAGCCCCGGTTCGCGTAGCGCTCGGTCTCGGGGAGGGTGTCGCAGTTGATGCCGACCATGGCCTCACCGAGGTTGCGGGAC from Streptomyces sp. NBC_01267 harbors:
- the pdxT gene encoding pyridoxal 5'-phosphate synthase glutaminase subunit PdxT, producing the protein MTTPLIGVLALQGDVREHLTALAVADAQARPVRRPEELADLDGLVIPGGESTTMSKLAGLFGMLEPLRERIGSGLPVYGTCAGLIMLADKILDPRSGQETFGGIDMIVRRNAFGRQNESFEAAVAIPEIDGGPVEGVFIRAPWVESVGAGVQVLAEHGGHIVAVRQGRALATSFHPELTGDHRLHQYFTDMVRDAR
- a CDS encoding YebC/PmpR family DNA-binding transcriptional regulator produces the protein MSGHSKWATTKHKKAVVDAKRGKLFAKLIKNIEVAARTGGVDPEGNPTLVDAIQKAKKSSVPNKNIDSAVKRGGGLEAGGVDYQTIMYEGYGPNGVAVLIECLTDNRNRAASDVRVAMTRNGGSMADPGSVSYLFNRKGVVMVPKGVLAEDDVLGAVLEAGAEEVNDLGESYEVVSEATDMVAVRTALQEAGIDYDSAEANFMPTMQVELDEEGARKIFKLIDALEDSDDVQNVFANFDVSDEVMESLDA
- the ruvC gene encoding crossover junction endodeoxyribonuclease RuvC, whose translation is MRVLGVDPGLTRCGVGVVDGVAGRPLKMLGVGVVRTPADADLGARLVEIERGVERWLDEYRPEVVAVERVFSQHNVRTVMGTAQASAVAMLCASRRGIPVALHTPSEVKAAVSGSGRADKAQVGAMVTRLLRLDAPPKPADAADALALAICHIWRAPAQNRLQQAVAAHRTLKGRTA